A single Thermaerobacter sp. FW80 DNA region contains:
- a CDS encoding IS200/IS605 family accessory protein TnpB-related protein, translated as MIGPMQATFQTKIHDRSVYPALDALAALYGRLLRRLFVDLYVRKRPLVECKRESIARDGITARYFNALATELKAKVKAAEEAHRHHLAHLRGQIQSTERAIAKLHKQAKALASGKGRWAGLPPQERAARRRRVRFRLHQKKRRLAMLRARLEAAEARTGSPPICFGSRRLFHRQFHLEANGFASHDAWRKAWRDARSQSFFCLGSKDERSGNQTCSLLGDRLRLRVPNALAGRFGRHVWLHGVRFPYGQDVILAALASGQAISYRFVRKNGAWYVFATTERPAAPITTSRRAGALGADLNPDRLAVAEVDRFGNPVAARDIRLPLQGKRREQVKAILGDAVADLVAWAKGAGKPIVVEHLDFREKKARLREDDKRYARKLSAFAYGKFYALLMARAAREGVEVLRVNPAFTSVIGKVKFMARYGLSPHAAAAVAIARRGLGLGERLRSGTARPLPARNRGRHVWSDWRRIAPSVRGQRAHRLYERSSEDAPGRGEPRSTRAPAASRPHGPGCDGLAWGPGCDPPARIVGSTVRPAS; from the coding sequence ATGATCGGGCCGATGCAGGCGACCTTCCAGACGAAGATCCATGACCGGTCGGTTTACCCGGCCCTGGACGCCCTCGCCGCCCTGTACGGTCGCCTGCTGCGCCGGTTGTTCGTCGATCTCTACGTGCGGAAGCGTCCCCTTGTCGAGTGCAAGCGGGAGTCCATTGCCCGCGACGGCATCACAGCCCGCTACTTCAACGCGCTGGCCACCGAACTGAAGGCCAAGGTGAAGGCGGCGGAGGAAGCCCATCGGCACCATCTGGCGCACCTGCGCGGGCAGATCCAATCCACCGAACGAGCGATCGCCAAGCTCCACAAGCAGGCGAAAGCCTTGGCCTCGGGCAAGGGGCGCTGGGCCGGCCTGCCGCCCCAAGAGCGGGCGGCGCGCCGGCGTCGGGTCCGGTTTCGGCTTCACCAGAAGAAGCGGCGGCTGGCGATGCTGCGCGCCCGCCTGGAAGCGGCGGAAGCGCGGACGGGATCGCCGCCGATTTGCTTTGGTTCCCGGCGTTTGTTCCACCGGCAGTTCCACCTGGAGGCGAATGGGTTCGCTTCCCACGACGCATGGCGCAAGGCATGGCGCGATGCCCGCAGCCAAAGCTTCTTCTGCCTCGGCTCCAAAGACGAGAGGAGCGGCAACCAGACGTGTTCGCTCTTGGGCGACCGCTTGCGCCTTCGGGTGCCCAACGCCCTGGCCGGCCGCTTTGGACGGCATGTTTGGCTGCACGGCGTCCGTTTCCCCTATGGGCAGGATGTCATCCTGGCGGCCCTCGCGTCCGGGCAAGCGATTTCCTACCGCTTTGTCCGGAAGAACGGCGCCTGGTATGTCTTCGCCACCACCGAACGGCCCGCGGCCCCGATCACGACATCGCGGAGGGCGGGGGCCCTTGGTGCCGATCTGAACCCCGACCGGCTGGCCGTGGCGGAGGTCGACCGCTTCGGCAACCCGGTGGCGGCGCGCGACATCCGACTTCCGCTCCAAGGCAAGCGCCGGGAGCAGGTGAAGGCCATCCTGGGCGATGCGGTGGCGGACCTGGTGGCATGGGCTAAGGGCGCCGGCAAGCCCATCGTGGTGGAGCACCTGGACTTCCGGGAGAAGAAGGCCCGTCTTCGAGAAGACGACAAGCGCTACGCCCGGAAGTTGTCCGCGTTTGCTTACGGCAAATTTTACGCCCTGCTCATGGCCCGGGCCGCCCGGGAAGGCGTGGAGGTGCTCCGCGTCAACCCGGCCTTCACCAGCGTGATCGGCAAGGTCAAGTTCATGGCCCGGTACGGGCTGTCGCCCCACGCGGCCGCGGCGGTGGCGATCGCCCGCCGGGGCCTGGGTTTGGGTGAGCGCTTGCGCTCCGGAACCGCCCGCCCTCTACCCGCGAGGAATCGAGGGCGGCACGTCTGGAGCGATTGGCGGCGCATCGCCCCGTCGGTGCGCGGCCAGCGGGCGCACCGGCTCTATGAGCGGTCCTCCGAGGACGCCCCAGGTCGGGGGGAACCCCGATCCACCCGGGCACCGGCGGCCTCAAGGCCGCACGGCCCCGGGTGCGATGGTCTGGCTTGGGGTCCGGGGTGCGATCCCCCGGCGCGAATCGTCGGGAGCACCGTTCGCCCGGCGTCATAG
- a CDS encoding phosphoribosyltransferase, with amino-acid sequence MVPACLISEKTGMRNILVAAVMFYTGVGETLDRPTFLQFPPDPYLKGKRVLVVDDVWDSGRTVTAVKHRVEEAGGRPAVAVMHYKPRRSVVPGKPDYYAEETDDWIVYPWDPESER; translated from the coding sequence ATGGTCCCGGCCTGCCTGATCAGCGAGAAGACGGGCATGCGCAACATCCTGGTTGCCGCGGTGATGTTCTACACCGGCGTGGGCGAGACCCTGGACCGGCCCACCTTCCTGCAGTTCCCGCCCGACCCCTATCTGAAGGGAAAGCGGGTGCTGGTGGTCGACGACGTGTGGGACAGCGGCCGCACGGTGACGGCGGTCAAGCACCGCGTCGAGGAGGCCGGCGGGCGGCCCGCGGTGGCCGTGATGCACTACAAGCCGCGGCGCTCGGTGGTGCCCGGCAAGCCCGACTACTACGCCGAGGAGACCGACGATTGGATCGTCTACCCCTGGGATCCGGAGTCGGAGCGGTGA